The following nucleotide sequence is from Lentimicrobiaceae bacterium.
TTTCATTTATTTTATATTGCCTTCAATGCTTTTTACTTTATTATTCTGCGGAATTGCAAATTCTGCTCAGCGGAGAATTTCAAACCTTATTTATAAAAACATTATTTCGATACGCTATCAGAAAGCAGTGGTCGCCAGATATAATCCGAAATAGGATAATGCTATAACGGCTGAGGCTAATTCCAAATCCATCAGTAGCCCATTTCCATACGACTCCCACACCTTGCTGTTTTTAATTCTTTTTGCCTGAAGCTTATAAGTTTCCTGATATAACTTACTATTTTTATATGAATTATCAGGCATATTCAAATTTATTTCCAAAGGACTTTTTTTTGTTATTATTATAGCAGGTATCAACCCAAAAGCCGGACCGGCAACAAAAGATGTCCAGAAAGTTCCTTTAGCAGCTTTTTTGTACATATTGTAATGTTTACAGGCATCAATTGCGGCATGTTTGCTGGTATCGTTTTCAAAAAATTTCTTATCAATTTTCAAAAAATATTTATCCGAAACGCCATAAATGTTACCATACATTTTTACGTAATCTACTTCATCGGTCAGCATTGATTTATAGCGTCTGTCTTTTTTCTTAACGGTATATTTCAACTCAGCTTTTTTAATTTTAATTTTATAAAATTTAATTACAGTATCCTTTCGGGCTAAATAAATTTCATTTTGTGAAATGGCAGGGAAAAACAATACTGTTAAAATAAAAAAAATCAAAAATTTTTTCATCCGTAAACAATTTATTAAGTTAAAATAATATCAGCATATTAAAAACAGATAAGAAGTTGAAATTTTATCCGCGTACTCAAAGTACATGTGTTTGTACTTATCTGGTTGATGTCAGTTTCATAAGCGGGATTGCGGGTTGCTTTCCTGTCGAGCCACACCGCCCCGCTTATCAGAATTCCCAATCCCATTCGGTACTTTATAAAGTTTGTAATTTTTAGTTTTCATTTATTTTATATTGCCTTCAATGCTTTTTACTTTATTATTCTGCGGAATTGCAAATTCCGCATTGTTCCGAGCAGAATTACAAATTCTGCTCAGCCGGGTGGTCAGCCCCTTGGCTTTCGCAGACCGTTTTGGTTTTAAACTTTCCCATAACGATTGTGTAACCCCCATATGCCAGTTATTTCGTACTTAGCTATTGTTTTTTCTCTCACAAATTTTATAAATACCTAAATTCTCTAACTGGCTTTTTCCAAATCTTCAAATCACCGCATTTTCAAATTAGCTAATCAAAATCTGCAATCTCTTAATTCGGTTCCGGTTCGCCCCGCTTATCAGAATTCTCAATCCCATTCGGTACTTAATAAAGTTTGTAATTTTTAGTTTTCATTTATTTTATGTTGCCCTCAATGCTTTTTGCTTTATTATTCTGCAAAATTACAAATTCTGCTCAGCGGAGATAAAACCAACTTGCGTGGTAGACTGTTGGCGACTTGCTGCTGCCCGCTTGGCATATCGGCGTTTGTTATGCACCGTTTATTCTATTCATTATTCCATTTATCACTATTGGAGGAATAGTATATTGGCTAATCTCCATTTGTCTATTATTTGCAACAAAATAGCAGTTTTGATAATTCCTTAAATCTTCAACTAAATTAAACCAATTACGAACTGATCGACTAATTAAAATCAGTTTATTTTTATGAATCGCATTTCGAATGAGATTAACTGTATAATCAATGGAGGTCAACCAAAGATTATTATTAATAAATCTACTGTTAAATTGTCTTGTATGGTATCCATAAATTTCAATTGCAAAGAAACTTGAAGCAAATAATTGCCTATCAATGTTTAAATGCGTAATAATTGGATTTAAACATCTATTCCACCATCTATAGCCTTCTGTATGTTCAAAATCTGGATTCAAATAAAGAAATGGATAATTATTAAGATTGTGGTTTAAATTATTAATAGAGGCATCAATAAAATGTTCTCCAAGATTATTTAATTCTAATTCTTCATTATCAGCTGTTCTCCCAGGATTTGCTAATAAAAAATAAATTTGTGCCTCAATATTTCCAATAAATGGTTCAGGTATATATCTTAAATCAACATAATTCTCATTTTCCGAATCATTTTCATAGTCATCATTATTCTGGATTATATTATCATGGTCAATATCTAGATAATAATTTCCTTCTGAATGAATTAAATTTATCCAAGGATTCTCTTCCATACTTTTTACTTATTTTATTGTCTTGTTAAATGGTGCATAACGATTGTGTAACCCCCAGCCAGTTATTTCGTACTTAGCTATTGTTTTTTCTCTCACAAATTTTATAAATACCTAAATTCTCTAACTGGCTTTTTCCAAATCTTCAAATTTTCACATTAGCACATTAACTAATTTACTAATTAGCTAATTAAAAATCTGCAATTTCTTATTTCGTTTCTGGTTCACCCTTCTTCTTCGGTTTCCTTGTTGCCGAATTCACTATCACCCTTGCCGTTTTGTATTTGGTGTAAACATCCGGGTTTTTGCGGCGGATGGTTTCTACCAGTGCATCCATTTTTGTCAGTATGGTATCCGCTGCATCGGTTTCTGCATCTAAGTTTACGTTAGCCACCTTTTTGATGCCAATATTCTCGCGGCTTTTGGGTATCAGTTTTTCGAATGTTTTGATCTTTTCTTTTAATGCGGTAAGCATTTCTAAGGTAAGTCCAAAATCCTTCAGTTTATCTGTAATTTCTTCGATGATGCCAATTATCTGGCGGCAACGACTGACAAAAAGGGTATCGGCAGTTTCCCGCAAAGCGCTGGGTGTAAAGTGAATTCTGTTTATCAGGTCATCATCGTTATTAATGGTAGCCCAGCCTTCGGCAAACGACATATATTCGCATACATCATCGGTTATTTCGCCTTTCAGCCTTTTTTTGTCGGGACCTACAGGTATAATTTTTATATCTGCCGCATCCAACTTTACGTTTATCTCCGTAAGGATACCTTTGAATTGGGTATGTTTGTCCTGGAAGCCCGGTATAGTATTTAATACCTCGCTGTTTTCGTCGGCAACGCCGTTAGTTGCCATAAACATACGGCACTTGTCAATAGTAATAGCCTTCATTTTTTATAGTTTTTAATGTATAATTATCGTACTAATCAATTAGTTTTCAAATTTTTTGTAAAGCATTGGGAATTTAAGCTGATGATTCGGGAATTTTACCGGTTTACCGTTCATCCGGAAACATTAGCAGGGTAAACAAAAACCTTTGTTTGCTTACGATAATGCTTTCCTGATGACATCACGACTTTAGCCGGCAATACGAAAACCTTATCCGGAAACATGAAAACCTTAGTTAACCGCTCGCTAACCTTTGTTTGCCACTCGAAAACCTTTGTCAGCGACACGAAAACCTTTGTTTGCGACCCTCCGGGGGCTTACGGAGTGTTTTACACCTCATAAATTATGTTTTACGGTAGTCTCTGGAAGAATTTCAGTGCTTACTGGATGTTTTTCAGTGCTCAATGGAAGATTTACAGTACTCACTGGACGTTTTTCGGCGTGTATGTTGACTTTTGAGCGCTTACCGGACGTTTTACACCCCTTACCGGATGTTTTTATGGCATACTTTGCGTTTTACGGTGCGTACCGGACGTTTTCACAGGCTTACTGTAAGCTTTATCAGCGTTTCCAATAGCTTTACAATAATACAAAGAACAAAAAACGATTCTCCCTGCAAACTTACCAGGGGCTACTTTAACAGGCTGGCTTACTTTTTTTTTGTTGATCTATAATCTATGTAACGCTTCTTCTTATTTTATTTTCGTTTCAAATATAATAATTTTTTTAATAACCAAATTTTATTTTAAAATACTTTCAAAAAATTCTGAAATTTCATTTTTTTAAAACAAAACTTTAATACACTCTCTTTTCCCATGATTTTAACAGATACCCCCACTCTAAACTTTAGAAAATTTTTAAATTTTTGCTTTCTTATTTCTTAGTTTTTAAATTCTGCTTCCCGCAGCATTTTCAAATCTTCAAATCACCAAATTTTCAAATTAACTAATTAGCTAATTAAAATCTTCCCGTCAGGCTGAATTTGCAATCCCGCTCGGAACATAGCGGAATTTGTAATTCCGTCAATAAAAAACTATTCCGCCCTTTCGGGGCTAACTCATGCGGAATGATTTGTTGAATAAGTCGCGGCTAAGAGCAATTTACACTTCTGTTCGTAAAATACCGGCAAATGGTTACTTCTATCGAGATATAAATGCAAAACAAACATGATTACAAAGGAATAAATCGCCATTTGATAGTCTTTATGCAGAATTAATTTATTTTTGCAAATGAAACCTGAGTTTTTCAGTGATATATACTATTTACTTGCAAACAGGGACAACAAACACAGCAAGCTTAAACCCTTAACTACAATGAAAAAAACGGCATTGATTATTTTGGGGTTTGCAATATCATTTTGTTCTGGTTTCTATTTCAAGGCTATCATTACAAAGCAACCCAGCATCAACATTAATACAAAACAACCTGACAACAACATCAAAATGAAAAAAGTAACAGGGATTGGCGGTATCTTTTTTAAATGTAAAGATCCTGGTAAAATTAAAGAATGGTATAAAACACATTTGGGCTTCGACACCGACCCATACGGTGCACGTTTTGAATGGCAGGAAAGCACCAACCCAACCCAAAAAGGTTCTACCCAATGGAGTCCGTTTTCAGAAACGGATAATTATTTTGACCCTTCAACCAAAGACTTTATGATTAATTACAGAGTCGAGAATTTGGTTAGCCTTGTTGAACAACTTAAAAAAGAAGGAATAACCATTATTGACACAATTGAGACCTATGAATATGGCAAATTTGTTCACATTATGGATATCGAAGGAAACAAAATAGAACTATGGGAACCCAACTATGATTATGTTGCAACAGATAAAAAACAAAACGAATAAACAGGGCTTTAATACCGTCCGTGCCCGCACTTCGTAAGACTCCACCCGGAGCACAATGCCCCTCCCTGATTAAATCGTGGTGTAATTCCGCAAGCGGGAATAAAAATTATGTATTTAAAAGCGGATACGAAAACAAAAATCAATAAAACTCAGATGGTATCAAAATCAATGTTTGTATTTTTATCGCATTAATAACCTGAGTCCGGGCTAAGGTTGCAAACCATCCTTGCAATATTTCAGTATGTTACATTTCGCCGTTGGCGATGAAGTAACAAAAACTAAAAATTCCGAATTGCACAAAAAAACGACGACGGTTTAATCTTTCTCCACCTCTTTTCTCAGTATCTGGAGAGCCTGAAGAGCCGTTTTGTGGATATTACGCTGGCGGTGTTCTCCGAAAAGAAATTTTTCGCTGATTGTGGTCTTCGGAGTAGCAATAGCAATCCAGGTAGTTCCAACAGGCTTTTCGATGGTACCTCCGTCGGGTCCGGATATGCCGCTGGTAGCTATGGCATAATCAGTGTTAAATATGTGTCTTGCGCCTTCCGCCATTTCGATAACGCATTGCTGGCTAACGGCACCAAATTGTAACAGGGTTTGATGTTGCACACCCAAAAGTTGCTCCTTTACCTCGTTGGCATACGCCACTACGGAACCTTTAAAATAAGCAGAGCTTCCCGGAACACCTGTAATCATGTGTGCTACATAACCACCAGTACAGCTTTCGGCAGTAGAAATGGTTTTCCCCTTTTGCATTAATAATTTGCCAACCACATGTTCGAGGGTATCATCGTCGAAGCCAAAAACCAGGTCGGGAATCAGTTGTAACAATGTGGATGTTTGTTTTTCTATTTCACGGGTAAGAGATTCTTTGTCATTTCCGGTTGCGGTAAGTCGCAAACGGACCAAACCGGGCTGGGGAAGATATGCCAGTTTGATGTAAGAAGGCAAGGCTGCCTCCCAGTGTCGGATTTTAACAGCAAGGAAACTTTCGCCCATTCCCTGCGTTAGAATGGTTTTATGCACTATAGCCCCGCTTGTGAACCGTTTAGCCAGCTCGGGCAAAATGTAATCACTCATCATAAGTTTCATTTCAAAAGGAACTCCCGGCATGGAAACATAAATAATTCCATTCTTTTCAAACCACATTCCGGGCGCAGTGCCGTTAAGATTGGCAATAGGAATACAATTTGCAGGTACTTCCGCCTGTTTGCGATTGAGTTCCGTAACCCTAAAACCACGCATGGCAAATATAGTTTCCACATTTTTATAGGAAGCCTCATCAGCGACAAGATGAGTATCGAAATATTCGCAAAGGGTTTGTTTGGTAATATCGTCGTTAGTGGGACCCAATCCGCCGGTAAGCATCACGATGCTAACCCTTTTAGTTGCTTCGGCAAGGGTTTGCAAAATTGCCTGCCGCACATCGGCTATCACCGTAACCTGCTTTACCTTTATTCCGATAAGGTTAAGTTGTTCTGCCATCCAGGCGGCATTGGTGTTTACCACCTGCCCTATGAGCAATTCGTCGCCTATACTAATGATTTCTGCTTCCATATTATGAGTAAAAAAAATTCTTTGTCCGGGTTATCACTTCTTTACAATAATTTGTAAATTGATGAGTTTTTTGAACATAGATAAACGTTTGAATGTTTAATATTGCGTAGCTTTGCGTTTTATTTACGTGAACAAAATTATAATTAATACATGGAAAAAATAAAAGAATCGGAATTAATTATCAATACCGACGGCAGCATATACCATTTATCCATTCATCCTGAAAATATTGCCGATACTATCATCGTGGTAGGCGATCCCGGACGGGTAGAAAAAATTTCCAGCCACTTTCAAAAAATAGAATTTAAAAAACAAAACCGTGAATTACTTACCCATACCGGTTGTTATAACGGCAAACGCCTGAGTGTTCTTTCCACCGGAATGGGGACCGATAATTTGGACATCGTGATAAACGAACTGGATGCACTCGTGAATATTGATTTGAAAAAACGTATTCCCAAAGCAACACATACTTCGCTGAACATCATTAGGCTGGGTACTTCAGGTGCTTTGCAGGCAGACATCCCTGTGGATTCGTTTATCGTCTCCTCCTACGGGCTGGGGCTCGACGGCTTACTGAACTTTTACAATTACAACGAAAATATCAACGACAAAGCTATAGCCGATGCTTTTGCAGCGCAAACCGGCTGGAACGAAAACCTGCCCTATCCCTATGTTGTAAAAGCCTCCACTTTTCTTGAAAGAAAAATTGGCAAAGGACTTATTAGCGGAATCACTGCAACGGCTTCCGGATTTTATGGTCCGCAGGGAAGGGTGTTGCGCATCCCGCTTGCCTACCCCGAAATGAACCGCAATATTGAAAACTTTTCTTACAAAGGGCAACGTATTGTTAACTTTGAAATGGAGACTTCCGCATTATACGGTTTGTCGGCTATTTTAGGACACCAGGCACTTACAGTTTGTGCCGTAGTTGCAAACCGGGTTTCCATGCAGTTTAGTACACACCATGATAAAGCAGTGGATGAATTAATAACCCTGGTATTAGAAAGATTAACTGAATGATGTATGGCAAGTCTCCCCGAAAATAAGGAATTTGAAGCACTGGTAAGTCTGCTGGACGAGCCTGATGCCATCGTCTATGAGCAAATCATGGAAAAGGTGGTTTCTTTGGGAAAAGATGTGATTCCTTATCTTGAAAAATCGTGGGAAAACAATTTCGATGAAACCCTGCAGAATCGTATAGAAGATATCATCAAGCAGATACAGCACAACACCCTTTTCAGTGATTTTCAAACTTGGAAAGAAAACCCTGAAAACAATCTGTTGCAGGCTTACCTGTTGATTACCCGTTTCCAGTACCCACATTTGGATGAATTTGACATCACCCGGCAATTAGGACGTATCACACAGGATGTCTGGCTCGAACTAAACGATAATCTTACTGCCTTCGAAAAAATCAAGGTGTTCAATAAAATATTTTACGACTTTCACCATTTCAGCGGGAACTTAGAAAACCTGTTAACACCCGATAGCCTTTACCTCAACCGCCTACTCGAAACACGGAAAGGAAACCCCCTTTCGCTGGGCATTTTATACAGCATCATCGCCCGAAGTCTTAAAATACCGGTATATGGAGTGATGTTACCCGAACACTTCATACTTGCCTGTGCCAAAGGAGAAATTACCTCCAGGATGATGGAAGAAGGTAGCGGAGAGATACTTTTTTACATCAACCCTTTCAACAGGGGCGAAATGTTTACACGCAACGAGGTGAACACTTATCTGAAGCAACTAGATATTGTTCCGAAAAGGAAGTATTTTTATCCCAGCAATGACCTGCAGATAGTAAAGATAATGATACAAAGCCTGATAGCATCTTACATCCAATTGGAAGCCCCCGACAAGGTAGAAGAGCTTGAGGATTTACAAAAAATACTCGATTAGCGGTAATATGCTGATAAAAATGTACGGATGTTTTTTTCAACCCGTGCGGGAACATTGCTTACATCCGATTTTACAAAATTTTCTCCCGTAATATTTTCGAACAATTCAATATAGCGTTCGGAAACCGATTGCACAAATTCCGGGGTCATTTCCGGAACTGCTTGTCCTTCTTTTCCTTCGAATCCGTTTTTCATAAGCCATTCGCGCACAAATTCTTTTGAAAGCTGGCGTTGCGGATGGTTGTTTTTCTGGCGTTCAGCATATCCATCCTGATAAAAATACCGGGACGAATCGGGTGTATGAATTTCATCTATGAGAAAGATTTCGCCACGGGTTTTTCCAAATTCATATTTGGTATCCACCAAAATAAGCCCCATAGTAGCAGCAATTTCACTTCCTCTTTTAAAAAGTGCCTGCGTGTATTTTTCCAGTTGTTCGTAATCCTCAACTGTTGCCAGTCCTTGTTTAATAATATCTTCTTTGGAGATGTCCTCGTCGTGTCCCACGGATGCCTTGGTGGTAGGTGTGATGATCGGCGACGGAAATTTGTCATTTTCTTTCATCCCCTCGGGCATTATTTCGCCACAAATTCTGCGTTTACCGGCTTTGTATTCGCGCCAGGCATGCCCCGAAAGGTAACCACGTATTACCATTTCTACCTTAAAGGGTTCGCAGAGTCTGCCTACAGTAACCATAGGGTCAGGCACAGCTATTTTCCAGTTAGGTACGATATCGCTGGTGATATCCAGAAATTTAGCCGCTATTTGATTCAGTACCTGCCCTTTGTAAGGAATTCCTTCAGGCAGTACCACATCGAATGCCGAAATCCTGTCAGTGGCTATCATTACTAACAAGTCATCGTGAATAGAATATACATCGCGTACTTTTCCATGATACACATGGGTTTGTCCGGGAAAATTATAACAGGTATCTACAATGGCATTGGGCATAGGTTACGGGTTTTAACGGGTTTCTGTATTATAGGCTTTAATGATTCGGGTAACTAATTTATGCCGGATCACGTCCCCTTCGTCTAACATGATAAACGCAATACCGTCAACATTTTTCAGTATCTGCATGGCATGGATGAGCCCCGACGACTGGTTTTTGGGAAGGTCAATCTGGGTAATATCTCCTGTAACCACAAAACGGGAAGATTTTCCCATACGGGTAAGGAACATTTTCAACTGACTTTCAGTAGTATTTTGAGCTTCATCGAGTATTACGAAGGCATTATCGAGTGTGCGACCCCGCATAAAAGCAAGAGGGGCAATTTCAATGGTTCCTTCTTCAAGGTAGGTAAGCAATTTTTGTGTAGGAAGCATATCGCGCAAGGCATCGTACAAAGGCTGGAGGTAAGGATCGAGTTTCTCTTTCAGGTCGCCGGGAAGAAAACCAAGGTTTTCGCCAGCCTCCACTGCAGGACGGGTAAGGATAATCCGTTTTACTTCTCTGTTTTTTAAAGCTTTTACAGCCAATGCCACTGCGGTGTACGTTTTTCCTGTGCCGGCAGGTCCTATGGCAAATACCAAATCGCAGACGGTGCAACTTTCCACCATTTTTTGCTGATTAGGCGTGCGCGACCGGATTTGCATTCCATTTTTGCCATGTAACAAAATATGGTTATCCTCGGCAGCAGTTGCTATGGTTTCTTCGCCATTACTGTGTAAAACCTGAAAAATATCTTCATCACTGAGTTTTCCAAATTTATCAAAATGCAACAAAAGAAGG
It contains:
- a CDS encoding VOC family protein, whose protein sequence is MKPEFFSDIYYLLANRDNKHSKLKPLTTMKKTALIILGFAISFCSGFYFKAIITKQPSININTKQPDNNIKMKKVTGIGGIFFKCKDPGKIKEWYKTHLGFDTDPYGARFEWQESTNPTQKGSTQWSPFSETDNYFDPSTKDFMINYRVENLVSLVEQLKKEGITIIDTIETYEYGKFVHIMDIEGNKIELWEPNYDYVATDKKQNE
- a CDS encoding competence/damage-inducible protein A: MEAEIISIGDELLIGQVVNTNAAWMAEQLNLIGIKVKQVTVIADVRQAILQTLAEATKRVSIVMLTGGLGPTNDDITKQTLCEYFDTHLVADEASYKNVETIFAMRGFRVTELNRKQAEVPANCIPIANLNGTAPGMWFEKNGIIYVSMPGVPFEMKLMMSDYILPELAKRFTSGAIVHKTILTQGMGESFLAVKIRHWEAALPSYIKLAYLPQPGLVRLRLTATGNDKESLTREIEKQTSTLLQLIPDLVFGFDDDTLEHVVGKLLMQKGKTISTAESCTGGYVAHMITGVPGSSAYFKGSVVAYANEVKEQLLGVQHQTLLQFGAVSQQCVIEMAEGARHIFNTDYAIATSGISGPDGGTIEKPVGTTWIAIATPKTTISEKFLFGEHRQRNIHKTALQALQILRKEVEKD
- a CDS encoding nucleoside phosphorylase, with the translated sequence MEKIKESELIINTDGSIYHLSIHPENIADTIIVVGDPGRVEKISSHFQKIEFKKQNRELLTHTGCYNGKRLSVLSTGMGTDNLDIVINELDALVNIDLKKRIPKATHTSLNIIRLGTSGALQADIPVDSFIVSSYGLGLDGLLNFYNYNENINDKAIADAFAAQTGWNENLPYPYVVKASTFLERKIGKGLISGITATASGFYGPQGRVLRIPLAYPEMNRNIENFSYKGQRIVNFEMETSALYGLSAILGHQALTVCAVVANRVSMQFSTHHDKAVDELITLVLERLTE
- a CDS encoding transglutaminase-like domain-containing protein codes for the protein MASLPENKEFEALVSLLDEPDAIVYEQIMEKVVSLGKDVIPYLEKSWENNFDETLQNRIEDIIKQIQHNTLFSDFQTWKENPENNLLQAYLLITRFQYPHLDEFDITRQLGRITQDVWLELNDNLTAFEKIKVFNKIFYDFHHFSGNLENLLTPDSLYLNRLLETRKGNPLSLGILYSIIARSLKIPVYGVMLPEHFILACAKGEITSRMMEEGSGEILFYINPFNRGEMFTRNEVNTYLKQLDIVPKRKYFYPSNDLQIVKIMIQSLIASYIQLEAPDKVEELEDLQKILD
- a CDS encoding phosphoribosylaminoimidazolesuccinocarboxamide synthase, producing MPNAIVDTCYNFPGQTHVYHGKVRDVYSIHDDLLVMIATDRISAFDVVLPEGIPYKGQVLNQIAAKFLDITSDIVPNWKIAVPDPMVTVGRLCEPFKVEMVIRGYLSGHAWREYKAGKRRICGEIMPEGMKENDKFPSPIITPTTKASVGHDEDISKEDIIKQGLATVEDYEQLEKYTQALFKRGSEIAATMGLILVDTKYEFGKTRGEIFLIDEIHTPDSSRYFYQDGYAERQKNNHPQRQLSKEFVREWLMKNGFEGKEGQAVPEMTPEFVQSVSERYIELFENITGENFVKSDVSNVPARVEKNIRTFLSAYYR
- a CDS encoding PhoH family protein: MEEIINLSAYNPIDIYGVNDKHLHLLKSFFPKLKIVARGEELKIWGEEEEIKVFVAKFSLLLLHFDKFGKLSDEDIFQVLHSNGEETIATAAEDNHILLHGKNGMQIRSRTPNQQKMVESCTVCDLVFAIGPAGTGKTYTAVALAVKALKNREVKRIILTRPAVEAGENLGFLPGDLKEKLDPYLQPLYDALRDMLPTQKLLTYLEEGTIEIAPLAFMRGRTLDNAFVILDEAQNTTESQLKMFLTRMGKSSRFVVTGDITQIDLPKNQSSGLIHAMQILKNVDGIAFIMLDEGDVIRHKLVTRIIKAYNTETR